Proteins encoded within one genomic window of Bombus terrestris chromosome 11, iyBomTerr1.2, whole genome shotgun sequence:
- the LOC100651089 gene encoding uncharacterized protein LOC100651089 isoform X1 produces MIPLGDVKVREKMSIVPVANRSFLHGDRKPSPTSEKILYATLDSLALKRATLPLQLLPINDDSHATTEATNESMKQGKIHTETIAKRSSFKVDATCSSSKQHEKYLMVASPLSSSSSSKPDSQETRLKITAVEPNLKKDIACLQRNWINNNDIEDTLIRDSALESDIFEETYAGEIARNSSYCCYIANDVTASSTNDKNESPSDDYEKIESVIGTDACCNFQTEANDDEESLENEEDTSCTKNVFVKSKSTNDLASKSYSDMRLSLDGQSLVGTFSDGKLAKSLLFSNEFSNCGKKKKHFAKNVLHFVPEYLVKGQKGKRKQKEKGIPSRSLNSLKTSSSVDTKIGINSNGRYRSRSLSREELKYLKISSPTNFVHIASATNPNLVSNENTIRFSLGQVVITHEQKCATLPLLVATNYENSMAEKRNGRSSSSIVAAAAESTFDATSSVVDKSNEKAKRRNDGFNVETLKRQLLSELQTRSTKLLELSQQVKTDEYRANIREGSNTTYELAYEPCTELPANSSFLWSNRTKNFLLENTRTIPNENTENIEDTVGEVYDDVGPLNLNNQEDDYDDVGTPNALHVNENRISESSTAFQDSDDIYDDVMGPSCAGDDFKDNKIETCDNEVKQESSELLVTNEYSSVDENIDVSNNDQDVYDDVGLPSEERVNSLYTGSTIGSILGSSWMCGKESEWEDLEDSPMIGLSQFANKYYTSIETQVVSSRKRSGQRWSRMMRKQRSRISRKDFNSSSKPCESTLHVAVSLGNGSVLLVGCTQNIEEWKKEESEDRTMQQDPQRTQGLVQMRVIDLDEDVDTQETSCYVHEDDTSDDSTYESLHSFQPDDFCTDSEAETTTDETTREREYESTETEQKIPIDSDRLVIAYLEAPTRPNPPPPREVSLTRTLGKRIKMLRRTWSITKGSLGRMRKRTTVDDGHSCDENKEFSNDHSNLDGGRYFSFARHFKRTVTGPFSTFYLNGYIDSANGDNDLSTSKNSNEEPMYSNTNDEMDHYSVLVDQEPLYQFYAAAAARIASDFSSDDYEEVEGMIPSRSTTDLARPGHRTLWCQTPQVINNGLLQRLSTEEKKVQEAKFEILTSEASYLNSLRVLKNEFLNESSLDEILTPLEKDKLFGGIPSVLQASEQFLAELETVWRYDPMLHDLPDVLLKYTNKCLDIYVAYCSNQVSIDTTLKDLRTRKGSKFIETISQIEARSTCQSLSLHSFLMLPMQRITRLPLLADAVLSKLSVECEDRSHWEKVLSSLSYVVAECNEGASTAAKEIEMENLIRKLEYSAKIKPLVLKGKHLVKSGPTVQLSTKADAEYKLTFGKRFNKTPLYLLLLTDLLLVTKQKSNTHDEVYTVIDTCKRSLIALEPVPEDSPFAGRNAMLLTLLENYSGHQIEYVLTCESDTERQRWLEAVSSSKRGLPEETLYEVWDCPQVVALYYYSPNQPDELSLHPGDIINVFRKMSDGWYQGGKLLNGEQGWFPGNYTKEVASEHVRAKNLKQRHRFLTLSGNALQRKAKQQSTTH; encoded by the exons ATGATACCACTGGGTGACGTCAAAGTAAGAGAAAAGATGAGTATTGTACCAGTTGCGAATAGGAGTTTTCTCCACGGAGACCGGAAACCATCTCCAACTTCGGAGAAAAttctttacgcgactctcgatAGTCTGGCTCTGAAGAGAGCGACGTTACCTTTGCAATTGTTACCTATCAACGATGATAGCCACGCTACGACCGAAGCAACGAACGAGTCGATGAAGCAGGGGAAAATTCATACCGAGACGATTGCCAAGAGATCCAGCTTCAAG GTCGACGCGACGTGTTCTTCATCGAAGCAACATGAAAAATACCTTATGGTTGCATcgccgttgtcgtcgtcgtcgtcgtcaaaGCCGGACTCGCAAGAGACGCGGTTGAAAATCACCGCGGTCGAGCCTAATCTAAAAAAAGATATCGCCTGTTTGCAACGCAATTGGATCAATAACAACGATATCGAGGATACTTTGATAAGAGATAGCGCGTTGGAGAGTGATATTTTCGAGGAAACCTATGCCGGGGAAATTGCACGTAATTCCAGTTACTGTTGTTATATCGCGAACGACGTAACAGCGAGTTCCACAAACGACAAAAATGAATCTCCATCGGACGATTATGAGAAAATAGAATCGGTGATCGGTACGGACGCGTGTTGCAACTTTCAGACAGAAGCGAACGATGACGAAGAGAGTCTCGAGAACGAGGAAGATACTTCGTGCACGAAAAATGTATTTGTCAAATCTAAATCTACCAATGATTTAGCTAGCAAGAGTTATTCGGACATGAGACTATCCTTAGACGGGCAGTCTTTAGTGGGAACGTTTTCGGATGGAAAGTTAGCGAAAAGTTTGCTCTTTAGCAACGAATTTTCAAACTgcgggaaaaagaagaaacattttGCGAAAAATGTGTTGCATTTCGTACCGGAATATCTGGTAAAAGGAcaaaaagggaagagaaagcaGAAGGAAAAAGGTATTCCGAGTCGATCGTTGAACTCTTTGAAAACTTCATCATCGGTAGATACAAAGATAGGGATAAATTCCAACGGCAGATACAGATCGAGAAGTCTTTCTCGGGAAGAattgaaatatctaaaaatCTCTTCGCCGACGAATTTCGTTCATATCGCGTCCGCCACGAATCCGAATCTGGTTTCGAACGAAAACACGATCAGATTTAGTTTGGGGCAAGTGGTAATTACGCACGAGCAAAAGTGTGCCACCTTACCTCTTCTCGTTGCAACGAACTACGAAAATTCAATGGCTGAAAAACGAAACGGGCGATCGTCGTCGTCGATCGTCGCAGCTGCTGCGGAGTCGACTTTCGATGCAACGTCGTCGGTCGTTGATAAATCAAATGAGAAAGCCAAAC GAAGAAACGACGGGTTCAATGTTGAAACCCTAAAACGCCAGTTATTATCCGAGTTGCAAACACGTTCGACAAAACTATTGGAGTTAAGCCAGCAGGTGAAAACGGACGAATATCGGGCAAATATACGCGAGGGGAGTAACACGACGTACGAATTAGCGTATGAGCCGTGTACCGAATTACCTGCCAATTCCAGTTTTCTCTGGAGCAATCGGACTAAGAATTTCCTTCTGGAGAATACGCGAACGATCCCCAATGAAAATACCGAAAACATCGAAGACACCGTAGGTGAAGTATACGACGACGTTGGACCTCTGAATCTTAACAACCAG GAAGACGATTACGACGATGTGGGCACGCCTAATGCATTACACGTTAATGAGAATCGTATCAGCGAATCTTCGACCGCTTTCCAAGATTCCGATGATATTTACGACGACGTTATGGGTCCGAGTTGCGCAGGAGACGATTTTAAGGACAACAAGATCGAAACTTGCGATAACGAAGTGAAGCAGGAAAGCAGCGAACTATTAGTCACTAACGAATATTCTAGCGTAGACGAAAATATCGATGTATCAAATAACGATCAAGATGTATATGATGACGTCGGTTTACCGAGCGAAGAGCGAGTCAATAGCCTTTATACCGGCTCTACGATAGGTTCGATCTTGGGATCGAGTTGGATGTGCGGCAAAGAATCCGAGTGGGAGGATTTAGAGGATTCACCTATGATCGGACTATCTCAATTTGCAAACAAATACTACACGTC GATAGAGACGCAAGTCGTTTCGAGTAGAAAAAGGTCTGGTCAGAGATGGTCCCGGATGATGAGAAAACAACGATCCAGAATATCAAGGAAAGACTTCAATTCGTCGTCGAAGCCATGCGAGTCTACGCTACATG TGGCTGTCAGCCTTGGCAACGGATCGGTGTTGCTCGTTGGCTGTACGCAGAATATCgaagaatggaagaaagaagagagcgaGGACCGAACGATGCAACAAGATCCACAAAGAACACAGGGTCTTGTTCAGATGAGGGTCATCGACCTAGACGAAGACGTGGACACGCAGGAAACATCGTGCTACGTTCACGAAG ACGATACATCCGATGACAGCACGTACGAGAGTCTCCATTCCTTCCAGCCGGATGACTTCTGCACAGATTCGGAAGCGGAGACGACAACCGACGAGACGACAAGGGAGCGAGAATACGAAAGTACCGAAACGGAACAAAAGATTCCGATAGATTCCGATCGATTAGTGATCGCGTACTTGGAAGCACCCACAAGACCGAATCCTCCACCACCGCGCGAAGTTAGTCTGACTCGAACTCTTGGTAAAAGAATAAAGATGCTTCGAAGGACTTGGAGTATTACCAAAGGAAGTCTGGGCCGCATGCGAAAGAGAACCACGGTTGACGACGGTCATTCTTGCGACGAAAATAAGGAATTCTCCAACGATCATTCGAATTTAGACGGAGGAAGATATTTTAGTTTTGCCAGACATTTTAAAAGAACTGTTACCGGACCTTTTTCAACCTTTTACTTAAATGGTTACATCGATTCCGCGAATGGCGATAACGATCTCTCAACGTCCAAAAATTCAAACGAGGAACCAATGTATAGCAATACCAATGACGAGATGG ACCACTACAGCGTACTCGTCGATCAAGAACCACTCTATCAATTTTATGCAGCAGCTGCTGCTAGGATCGCGTCCGACTTCAGCTCAGACGATTACGAGGAG GTCGAGGGTATGATCCCATCGCGATCTACTACGGATTTGGCAAGACCGGGACATAGAACGTTGTGGTGCCAAACACCACAAGTCATAAATAATGGTCTTTTAC AACGACTAAGTACGGAGGAGAAGAAGGTTCAAGAAGCGAAATTCGAGATTCTCACTTCAGAAGCGTCCTATTTGAATTCTCTTCGTGTCCTAAAAAACGAATTTCTCAACGAATCCTCACTCGATGAAATTTTAACTCCGCTCGAGAAAGATAAACTGTTCGGCGGTATTCCTAGCGTATTGCAAGCATCGGAACAGTTTTTAGCTGAACTAGAAACTGTATGGAGATACGACCCCATGTTGCACGATTTGCCAGACGTGTTGCTTAAATATACCAACAAATGTTTAGATATTTACGTAGCGTATTGTTCTAATCAAGTTAGCATAGACACGACTCTTAAAGATTTAAG AACACGAAAAGGttcaaaatttatagaaaccATATCGCAAATAGAAGCTCGTTCGACTTGTCAAAGTTTGTCGTTGCACTCATTTTTGATGTTACCAATGCAGCGAATAACGAG GCTTCCTTTATTGGCCGATGCGGTTCTCTCTAAACTATCAGTAGAATGTGAAGATAGATCACATTGGGAAAAAGTTCTGTCGAGTTTAAGTTATGTCGTTGCTGAATGTAACGAAGGCGCCAGTACCGCAGCGAAAGAAAtcgaaatggaaaatttaatacG gaaattgGAATATTCCGCAAAAATTAAACCACTCGTATTAAAAGGGAAACATTTGGTTAAAAGTGGACCAACCGTACAACTATCGACAAAAGCCGATGCGGAATACAAACTCACGTTTGGAAAAAGATTTAACAAGACGccactttatttattattgctcaCGGATCTTCTTCTAGTCACAAAACAGAAATCTAA TACTCACGACGAAGTGTACACCGTTATAGATACTTGTAAGAGAAGTTTAATCGCTTTAGAACCAGTTCCTGAAGACTCGCCATTTGCTGGACGCAATGCGATGCTGTTGACGCTCTTAGAAAATTATTCTGGACATCAGATCGAATATGTATTAACGTGTGAAAGCGACACAGAAAGACAAAGATGGCTGGAAGCAGTTTCATCCTCGAAACGCGGATTGCCAGAAGAAACTCTTTACGAAGTGTGGGATTGTCCTCAAGTAGTAGCTTTATATTATTACTCTCCAAATCAACCGGACGAATTATCATTGCATCcag GTGATATTATAAACGTGTTTAGGAAAATGTCAGATGGGTGGTATCAAGGAGGAAAATTGTTAAATGGTGAACAGGGCTGGTTTCCTGGCAATTATACGAAAGAAGTAGCTTCAGAACATGTTCGTGCAAAAAACCTTAAACAGAGACATCGTTTTCTTACGCTAAGCGGAAACGCATTACAACGAAAAGCAAAACAACAATCAACGACTCATTAA
- the LOC100651089 gene encoding uncharacterized protein LOC100651089 isoform X2 yields MIPLGDVKVREKMSIVPVANRSFLHGDRKPSPTSEKILYATLDSLALKRATLPLQLLPINDDSHATTEATNESMKQGKIHTETIAKRSSFKVDATCSSSKQHEKYLMVASPLSSSSSSKPDSQETRLKITAVEPNLKKDIACLQRNWINNNDIEDTLIRDSALESDIFEETYAGEIARNSSYCCYIANDVTASSTNDKNESPSDDYEKIESVIGTDACCNFQTEANDDEESLENEEDTSCTKNVFVKSKSTNDLASKSYSDMRLSLDGQSLVGTFSDGKLAKSLLFSNEFSNCGKKKKHFAKNVLHFVPEYLVKGQKGKRKQKEKGIPSRSLNSLKTSSSVDTKIGINSNGRYRSRSLSREELKYLKISSPTNFVHIASATNPNLVSNENTIRFSLGQVVITHEQKCATLPLLVATNYENSMAEKRNGRSSSSIVAAAAESTFDATSSVVDKSNEKAKRRNDGFNVETLKRQLLSELQTRSTKLLELSQQVKTDEYRANIREGSNTTYELAYEPCTELPANSSFLWSNRTKNFLLENTRTIPNENTENIEDTVGEVYDDVGPLNLNNQEDDYDDVGTPNALHVNENRISESSTAFQDSDDIYDDVMGPSCAGDDFKDNKIETCDNEVKQESSELLVTNEYSSVDENIDVSNNDQDVYDDVGLPSEERVNSLYTGSTIGSILGSSWMCGKESEWEDLEDSPMIGLSQFANKYYTSIETQVVSSRKRSGQRWSRMMRKQRSRISRKDFNSSSKPCESTLHDDTSDDSTYESLHSFQPDDFCTDSEAETTTDETTREREYESTETEQKIPIDSDRLVIAYLEAPTRPNPPPPREVSLTRTLGKRIKMLRRTWSITKGSLGRMRKRTTVDDGHSCDENKEFSNDHSNLDGGRYFSFARHFKRTVTGPFSTFYLNGYIDSANGDNDLSTSKNSNEEPMYSNTNDEMDHYSVLVDQEPLYQFYAAAAARIASDFSSDDYEEVEGMIPSRSTTDLARPGHRTLWCQTPQVINNGLLQRLSTEEKKVQEAKFEILTSEASYLNSLRVLKNEFLNESSLDEILTPLEKDKLFGGIPSVLQASEQFLAELETVWRYDPMLHDLPDVLLKYTNKCLDIYVAYCSNQVSIDTTLKDLRTRKGSKFIETISQIEARSTCQSLSLHSFLMLPMQRITRLPLLADAVLSKLSVECEDRSHWEKVLSSLSYVVAECNEGASTAAKEIEMENLIRKLEYSAKIKPLVLKGKHLVKSGPTVQLSTKADAEYKLTFGKRFNKTPLYLLLLTDLLLVTKQKSNTHDEVYTVIDTCKRSLIALEPVPEDSPFAGRNAMLLTLLENYSGHQIEYVLTCESDTERQRWLEAVSSSKRGLPEETLYEVWDCPQVVALYYYSPNQPDELSLHPGDIINVFRKMSDGWYQGGKLLNGEQGWFPGNYTKEVASEHVRAKNLKQRHRFLTLSGNALQRKAKQQSTTH; encoded by the exons ATGATACCACTGGGTGACGTCAAAGTAAGAGAAAAGATGAGTATTGTACCAGTTGCGAATAGGAGTTTTCTCCACGGAGACCGGAAACCATCTCCAACTTCGGAGAAAAttctttacgcgactctcgatAGTCTGGCTCTGAAGAGAGCGACGTTACCTTTGCAATTGTTACCTATCAACGATGATAGCCACGCTACGACCGAAGCAACGAACGAGTCGATGAAGCAGGGGAAAATTCATACCGAGACGATTGCCAAGAGATCCAGCTTCAAG GTCGACGCGACGTGTTCTTCATCGAAGCAACATGAAAAATACCTTATGGTTGCATcgccgttgtcgtcgtcgtcgtcgtcaaaGCCGGACTCGCAAGAGACGCGGTTGAAAATCACCGCGGTCGAGCCTAATCTAAAAAAAGATATCGCCTGTTTGCAACGCAATTGGATCAATAACAACGATATCGAGGATACTTTGATAAGAGATAGCGCGTTGGAGAGTGATATTTTCGAGGAAACCTATGCCGGGGAAATTGCACGTAATTCCAGTTACTGTTGTTATATCGCGAACGACGTAACAGCGAGTTCCACAAACGACAAAAATGAATCTCCATCGGACGATTATGAGAAAATAGAATCGGTGATCGGTACGGACGCGTGTTGCAACTTTCAGACAGAAGCGAACGATGACGAAGAGAGTCTCGAGAACGAGGAAGATACTTCGTGCACGAAAAATGTATTTGTCAAATCTAAATCTACCAATGATTTAGCTAGCAAGAGTTATTCGGACATGAGACTATCCTTAGACGGGCAGTCTTTAGTGGGAACGTTTTCGGATGGAAAGTTAGCGAAAAGTTTGCTCTTTAGCAACGAATTTTCAAACTgcgggaaaaagaagaaacattttGCGAAAAATGTGTTGCATTTCGTACCGGAATATCTGGTAAAAGGAcaaaaagggaagagaaagcaGAAGGAAAAAGGTATTCCGAGTCGATCGTTGAACTCTTTGAAAACTTCATCATCGGTAGATACAAAGATAGGGATAAATTCCAACGGCAGATACAGATCGAGAAGTCTTTCTCGGGAAGAattgaaatatctaaaaatCTCTTCGCCGACGAATTTCGTTCATATCGCGTCCGCCACGAATCCGAATCTGGTTTCGAACGAAAACACGATCAGATTTAGTTTGGGGCAAGTGGTAATTACGCACGAGCAAAAGTGTGCCACCTTACCTCTTCTCGTTGCAACGAACTACGAAAATTCAATGGCTGAAAAACGAAACGGGCGATCGTCGTCGTCGATCGTCGCAGCTGCTGCGGAGTCGACTTTCGATGCAACGTCGTCGGTCGTTGATAAATCAAATGAGAAAGCCAAAC GAAGAAACGACGGGTTCAATGTTGAAACCCTAAAACGCCAGTTATTATCCGAGTTGCAAACACGTTCGACAAAACTATTGGAGTTAAGCCAGCAGGTGAAAACGGACGAATATCGGGCAAATATACGCGAGGGGAGTAACACGACGTACGAATTAGCGTATGAGCCGTGTACCGAATTACCTGCCAATTCCAGTTTTCTCTGGAGCAATCGGACTAAGAATTTCCTTCTGGAGAATACGCGAACGATCCCCAATGAAAATACCGAAAACATCGAAGACACCGTAGGTGAAGTATACGACGACGTTGGACCTCTGAATCTTAACAACCAG GAAGACGATTACGACGATGTGGGCACGCCTAATGCATTACACGTTAATGAGAATCGTATCAGCGAATCTTCGACCGCTTTCCAAGATTCCGATGATATTTACGACGACGTTATGGGTCCGAGTTGCGCAGGAGACGATTTTAAGGACAACAAGATCGAAACTTGCGATAACGAAGTGAAGCAGGAAAGCAGCGAACTATTAGTCACTAACGAATATTCTAGCGTAGACGAAAATATCGATGTATCAAATAACGATCAAGATGTATATGATGACGTCGGTTTACCGAGCGAAGAGCGAGTCAATAGCCTTTATACCGGCTCTACGATAGGTTCGATCTTGGGATCGAGTTGGATGTGCGGCAAAGAATCCGAGTGGGAGGATTTAGAGGATTCACCTATGATCGGACTATCTCAATTTGCAAACAAATACTACACGTC GATAGAGACGCAAGTCGTTTCGAGTAGAAAAAGGTCTGGTCAGAGATGGTCCCGGATGATGAGAAAACAACGATCCAGAATATCAAGGAAAGACTTCAATTCGTCGTCGAAGCCATGCGAGTCTACGCTACATG ACGATACATCCGATGACAGCACGTACGAGAGTCTCCATTCCTTCCAGCCGGATGACTTCTGCACAGATTCGGAAGCGGAGACGACAACCGACGAGACGACAAGGGAGCGAGAATACGAAAGTACCGAAACGGAACAAAAGATTCCGATAGATTCCGATCGATTAGTGATCGCGTACTTGGAAGCACCCACAAGACCGAATCCTCCACCACCGCGCGAAGTTAGTCTGACTCGAACTCTTGGTAAAAGAATAAAGATGCTTCGAAGGACTTGGAGTATTACCAAAGGAAGTCTGGGCCGCATGCGAAAGAGAACCACGGTTGACGACGGTCATTCTTGCGACGAAAATAAGGAATTCTCCAACGATCATTCGAATTTAGACGGAGGAAGATATTTTAGTTTTGCCAGACATTTTAAAAGAACTGTTACCGGACCTTTTTCAACCTTTTACTTAAATGGTTACATCGATTCCGCGAATGGCGATAACGATCTCTCAACGTCCAAAAATTCAAACGAGGAACCAATGTATAGCAATACCAATGACGAGATGG ACCACTACAGCGTACTCGTCGATCAAGAACCACTCTATCAATTTTATGCAGCAGCTGCTGCTAGGATCGCGTCCGACTTCAGCTCAGACGATTACGAGGAG GTCGAGGGTATGATCCCATCGCGATCTACTACGGATTTGGCAAGACCGGGACATAGAACGTTGTGGTGCCAAACACCACAAGTCATAAATAATGGTCTTTTAC AACGACTAAGTACGGAGGAGAAGAAGGTTCAAGAAGCGAAATTCGAGATTCTCACTTCAGAAGCGTCCTATTTGAATTCTCTTCGTGTCCTAAAAAACGAATTTCTCAACGAATCCTCACTCGATGAAATTTTAACTCCGCTCGAGAAAGATAAACTGTTCGGCGGTATTCCTAGCGTATTGCAAGCATCGGAACAGTTTTTAGCTGAACTAGAAACTGTATGGAGATACGACCCCATGTTGCACGATTTGCCAGACGTGTTGCTTAAATATACCAACAAATGTTTAGATATTTACGTAGCGTATTGTTCTAATCAAGTTAGCATAGACACGACTCTTAAAGATTTAAG AACACGAAAAGGttcaaaatttatagaaaccATATCGCAAATAGAAGCTCGTTCGACTTGTCAAAGTTTGTCGTTGCACTCATTTTTGATGTTACCAATGCAGCGAATAACGAG GCTTCCTTTATTGGCCGATGCGGTTCTCTCTAAACTATCAGTAGAATGTGAAGATAGATCACATTGGGAAAAAGTTCTGTCGAGTTTAAGTTATGTCGTTGCTGAATGTAACGAAGGCGCCAGTACCGCAGCGAAAGAAAtcgaaatggaaaatttaatacG gaaattgGAATATTCCGCAAAAATTAAACCACTCGTATTAAAAGGGAAACATTTGGTTAAAAGTGGACCAACCGTACAACTATCGACAAAAGCCGATGCGGAATACAAACTCACGTTTGGAAAAAGATTTAACAAGACGccactttatttattattgctcaCGGATCTTCTTCTAGTCACAAAACAGAAATCTAA TACTCACGACGAAGTGTACACCGTTATAGATACTTGTAAGAGAAGTTTAATCGCTTTAGAACCAGTTCCTGAAGACTCGCCATTTGCTGGACGCAATGCGATGCTGTTGACGCTCTTAGAAAATTATTCTGGACATCAGATCGAATATGTATTAACGTGTGAAAGCGACACAGAAAGACAAAGATGGCTGGAAGCAGTTTCATCCTCGAAACGCGGATTGCCAGAAGAAACTCTTTACGAAGTGTGGGATTGTCCTCAAGTAGTAGCTTTATATTATTACTCTCCAAATCAACCGGACGAATTATCATTGCATCcag GTGATATTATAAACGTGTTTAGGAAAATGTCAGATGGGTGGTATCAAGGAGGAAAATTGTTAAATGGTGAACAGGGCTGGTTTCCTGGCAATTATACGAAAGAAGTAGCTTCAGAACATGTTCGTGCAAAAAACCTTAAACAGAGACATCGTTTTCTTACGCTAAGCGGAAACGCATTACAACGAAAAGCAAAACAACAATCAACGACTCATTAA